TTGAGCGGTTTGACCAGCGCCTCGACCTTGATGCTGCTGCGCACCTTGGCCGCGTCTTCAACTTCCAGCACCAGCGGCACCTTGTCGCCGTCCTTGAGCTGCTGCTTGAGCTGGAACAGCATCAGGTGGTAGCCGCCCGGCGTCAGCGCCACCGGTTGGCCGGCCGGCAGTTCCAGCGCCGGAACCTGGCGCATGCGCATCACGTCGTCCACCATCTTCATTTCGTGCACT
This is a stretch of genomic DNA from Duganella zoogloeoides. It encodes these proteins:
- a CDS encoding copper chaperone PCu(A)C, translating into MKTIVSVMLGATLLAAAPAWSQVTVDQPWVRGTVAAQKVTGAFMTLTAAKNSRLVAVSSPVAGAVEVHEMKMVDDVMRMRQVPALELPAGQPVALTPGGYHLMLFQLKQQLKDGDKVPLVLEVEDAAKVRSSIKVEALVKPLNAAAHAGH